ATCGAGCTTGACCATGCCGAACAGGCCGGCGCCCATCCACAGCACCGACCACAGCGCGCCCACGAAGAAAGCGGAGAACAGCAGCTGCACCGCCAGCTTCCACGCGATTTCGAAATAGCTGCCATAGCCGGCTATACGCTTGCCGTCGGTGGTGCCGGCCATGACCAGCGCGTGGGCGACGTACAGGAACACGCTTGAAAACACGATCACCAGCATCGACGGCACGCGCTGCGACGGCCGCCCCATGAAGCCGTAGTCGAGGTGCACGGACCCGGCGCTGCGCCACGCTTCGTGCAGCGCCAGCACCACCAGCACCGCGCCGGCAGCCGCCGTCCACAGTGCCACGTGACGGGACGTCATGTGACCGAGGCTGGAAATGAACACGACCGGCAGCAGCAGCACGAGCATGAATAGCGGCATGAACAGGAACGGCTCGGTGGCGGGCCACATATTGACGGTGGCGGCGCGGTACAGCAAATACAGCAGCACGCCCTGCACCAGCCCCGTGGTCAGGCGTAGCATCATCACGCGGCGGCTGACTTCCGCGCCGAGCACTTCATCGTATTGTTCTACTTGCATGGTGATTCCGGCTCCCTTGTTACTTTGGTATCGGCGTAGTATCGCATGGAGCACCGCGGGAGTACCACGCCCGAACGGAGGCGCTATAATGTTCGGCCCACGCTGCTTTTTTCCCAACATCGTCAACAACGTTAGCATCCCCGTGAATCCACATCTCGACCAGCTGCAACCGTACCCGTTCGAAAAACTGCGCCAACTGTTCGCGCAGGTGACTGCCAATGCCCAGTTCAAGGCGATCAGCCTCGGCATGGGAGAACCCAAGCATCCGACGCCGCCGTTCATCGCCCAGGCGCTGATCGACAATGTCAAGGGCCTGGCCACCTATCCCACCACCATCGGCACCGAAGCGCTGCGCGGCGCGATTGCCGGCTGGCTCGAGCGCCGCTACGGCCTGCCCGCGATTAACCCGGCCACGCAGGTGCTGCCGGTGAACGGTTCGCGCGAGGCGCTGTTCGCGTTCGCGCAAACCGTGATCGACCCGGCCGCTAACTCTCTGGTGGTGTGCCCCAACCCGTTCTACCAGATCTACGAAGGCGCGGCCTACCTGGCCGGCGCCGAGCCGTATTTCGTCAACTCCGACCCGGCGCGCAACTTCGGCTGCGACTACGACAGCATTCCCGCCTCGGTGTGGGAGCGCGTGTCGCTGCTATTCCTGTGCTCTCCGGGTAACCCTACCGGCGCCGTGCTCACGCTCACCGACTGGGAGAACCTGTTTGCGCTGTCGGAGCGCTACAACTTCGTCATCGCCGCCGACGAGTGCTACTCCGAGATTTACCACGGTGCAGAAGCCCCCTTGGGCGCGCTGCAGGCCGCCCACATGCTGGGCCTGTCGTCGGTCGAGAAGCCGTATGCGCGGCTGGTGGTGTTCTCCAGCCTGTCCAAGCGGTCCAACGTGCCGGGCATGCGCTCGGGCTTCGTGGCCGGCGACGCGGACGTGCTGAAAAAATTCCTGTTGTACCGCACCTACCACGGCAGCGCCATGAGCACCGTCGTGCAAGCTGCGTCCATCGCGGCCTGGAACGACGAAACCCATGTCGAAGACAACCGCGAACAATACCGCGCCAAGTTCAACGCCATCACGCCCCTGCTGCAAGAAGTGCTGGACGTGGAACTGCCCGACGCCGGCTTCTACCTGTGGGCCGATGTTTCGCGCACGGGCCTGTCGGACACCGAGTTCGCCCAGCGACTGTATGCCGAATATAATGTCACGGTCCTGCCGGGCAGCTACCTGGCGCGCGACGCGCACGGCGTCAATCCGGGCCGCAACCGCATCCGCATGGCGCTGGTGGCGGAAACGTCCGAAGGCCTGGAAGCTGCGCAGCGCATCGTCCAATTCTGCAAAACCCTTGTTAAATAAAGATAGACCATCATGACCCAACAACTCCAGCAAATCATCGACCAGGCATGGGAAGACCGCGCCAACATCAACCCGGCCAACGGCGCCGCCGAACTGCGTGACGCCGTCTCGCACGTGATCGCCGGCCTGGACGCGGGCACTATCCGCGTGGCCGAAAAAACCACCGGCGACTGGGTGGTGAACCAGTGGGTCAAGAAAGCCGTGCTGCTGTCGTTCCGCCTCGAGAACAACGTGGCCATGCCGTCGGACGGCACCATGCAGTTCTACGACAAGGTCCCCACCAAGTTTGCCAACTACACCGAAGCCGATTTCGCCAAGGGCGGTTTCCGCGTGGTGCCGCCGGCCGTTGCCCGTCGTGGTTCGTTCATCGCCAAGAACGTGGTCCTGATGCCTTCGTACGTAAACATCGGCGCTTACGTCGATGAAGGCGCCATGGTCGATACCTGGGCCACCGTCGGTTCGTGCGCGCAGATCGGCAAGAACGTCCACCTGTCCGGCGGCGTGGGCATCGGCGGCGTGCTGGAACCGATGCAGGCCAATCCGACCATCATCGAAGACAACTGCTTCATCGGCGCCCGTTCGGAAATCGTCGAAGGCGTGATCGTCGAAGAAAACTCGGTGATCTCGATGGGCGTGTACATCGGCCAGTCGACCAAGATCTACGACCGCGCCACCGGCGAAGTGACCTACGGCCGCGTGCCTTCGGGTTCGGTCGTGGTATCGGGCAGCCTGCCATCGGAAGACGGCAAGTACTCGCTGTACTGCGCCGTGATCGTCAAGCGCGTGGACGCCAAAACCCGCGCCAAGACCGGCATCAACGAACTGCTGCGCGGTATCTAAGTCATCACTTCGGGAGAATCGCGATGGCCATGGAACGCCTGTTCCAGCTGATGCAGGAAAAGCATGCGTCGGACATGTTCCTCGCCGCGAACTCTCCCGTGCATTTCAAGATCGGCGGCAAGCTGCTGCCGGTCAACCAGCAATTGCTGACGCCCGAGAACATCGAGGCGCTGCTGGCACAAGTCGCCTCTCCGGCGCAAATGGCCGAACTGGCTACCACCAACGAACTCAATATGGGCATCTCGCTGGCCGGCGTGGGGCGCTTCCGGCTCTCCGCTTTCCGCCAGCGCGGCAGCGTTTCCGCGGTATTTCGCTATGTGCCCGGCAACATCCCCGCCCTGCAGGATCTGAAGATGCCGCCCGTGCTGGCGGACCTGATCATGGCCAAGCGCGGACTGCTGCTGGTCGTCGGCTCCACCGGCTCCGGCAAATCGACCACCATCGCGGCGATGCTCGACCACCGCAACGCCCACTCGGCGGGCCACATCCTCACGCTCGAAGACCCGATCGAGTTCCTGTTTACAAACAAGCAGTCGATCGTCAACCAGCGCGAGATCGGCAGCGATGCCACCAGCTTTGCCACCGCCCTGCGCAACTCGATGCGCCAGGCGCCCGACTGCATCCTGATCGGCGAGATACGCGACAAGGAAGCCATGGCTGCAGCCATCGCGTACGCGCAGTCGGGCCACCTGGTGGTCGCCACGCTGCACGCCAATAACAGCTACAACGCGCTCAATCGCATCATCGGTTTTTATCCGATCGAGAGCCGCATGGCGCTGATGCAGGATCTGTCGTCGGCGGTCAAGGCGATCGTCTCGCAGCGGCTGGTGCCAGCCCTGTCCGGCGGCGCCCGCGCCGCGGCCGTGGAAGTAATGGTCAATTCGCGCGCCGTGGCCGAGTTGATCGAGGCCGGCCGCATCAGCGAGATCAAGGATGCGATGGACAACAGCATGTCGCCCGGCTCGCAATCGTTCGAGCAGGCGCTGGTCAAGCTGGTGCAGGGCGGCGCGATCAGCGCCGACGAGGCACTGGCCAATGCCGATTCGGCCACCAACCTGCTCTGGCAACTGAATAACGCCAAAGAGCAACCCGCCGCCGATGCCGCCAGCGGCAATGCCGCAGCATCGGCTTCCTTCACCGGTTTCACCCTGAACACCTGAGGACACCATGACACCATCGATCTACGATATTCCCCTGCGCCGCATCAACGGCGAGGACGTCACCCTTGGCGCGTATCGCGGCAAGGTACTCCTGCTGGTCAACGTCGCCTCGGCCTGCGGCCTGACGCCACAATACGAGGGACTGGAAAAACTGTACCAAGACAAGCAGGCCGACGGCCTGGTGGTGGCGGGTTTCCCGGCCAACGAATTCGGCGCCCAGGAACCGGGCAGCAACGAGGAAATAGCCGAATTTTGCACCAGCAAATTCGCCATCAAATTCCCGATGTTCGAAAAGATCGTGGTCAAGGGCCAGGGCCTGCACCCGCTGTACCAGCGCCTGATCGAAGAACAGCCGCAAGCCCAGGAAAAACCGGACAGCGATTTCCGCGCCAAGCTGGCCGGCTACGGCATCAAGCAGGACAACCCGACCGACGTGCTGTGGAACTTCGAGAAATTCCTGGTCAGCAAAGAAGGCAAAGTCGTCGGCCGCTTCGCACCGGACACCACCACCGACGACGCGCTGCTCAAGGATGCCATCGAGCGCGAACTGCAGGCCTGAGTGATCCTGCCCCGCCATACCCGGGCGCCAGCTACCGCATGGTATCCTGTCGCCCTTTCGTTTTACCTGCTTGCGACCACACATGACCACCACCCTCTACGGCATCCCCAACTGCGACACCGTCAAAAAGGCGCGCACCTGGCTGGCCGACCAGCAGCACGACTTCACCTTCCACGATTTCAAGAAGCAGGGCCTCAAGCGCGAGACCGTTGCCGGCTGGCTCAAGCAGGTGCCGCGCGATGTGCTGGTGAATAAAAAAGGCACGACGTGGCGCGCGCTGTCCGATGAACGCAAGGCGGCCATCGTCGATGACGAAGCTGCTATCGCCCTGATGCTGGAAAATCCGTCGATCATCAAGCGCCCGGTGCTGGACAAGGATGGCGCCTACAGCGTCGGCTTCAGCGACGCCCAATACCAACAAATTTTCAATACCTGACATGACCCCTTCGAAAACCCTGGCGCTGACCGAAAAGCTGATTTCCCTGTCCTCCGTCACCCCCGACGACAAGGGCTGCCAGCAGCACCTGATCGACCTGCTCACCCCGCTGGGCTTCGCGTGCGAGACCATTATCTCCAACGACGTGACCAACCTGTGGGCGCGCCGTGGCACGACCTCGCCGGTGCTGGTGTTCGCCGGTCACACCGACGTGGTGCCCACCGGCCCGGTGGATCAATGGCAGTCGCTGCCCTTCAACCCCACCCACCGCGACGGCAAGCTGTATGGCCGCGGCGCCGCCGACATGAAGACGTCGATCGCGGCGTTCGTGGTGGCGGTCGAGGAATTCGTCGCCGAACACGCCGACCACCAGGGTTCGATCGCCTTTTTGATCACCAGCGACGAGGAAGGTCCGGCCACCGACGGCACCGTCATCGTCTGCAACCTGCTCAAGGAACGCGGCGAAACCATCGACTACTGCATCGTGGGCGAACCGACCTCGGACGAAACGCTGGGCGACATCATCAAGAACGGCCGCCGTGGCTCGCTGTCGGGCAAGCTGACGATCAAGGGCGTGCAAGGCCATATCGCCTACCCGCAACTGGCGCGCAATCCGATCCACCTGGCCGCGCCAGCGCTGGCCGACCTGGTGGCGGAAGTCTGGGACGAAGGCAACGAGTACTACCTGCCCACGTCGTGGCAAATGTCGAACATCAACGCCGGCACGGGCGCCAACAACGTGATTCCGGGCCAGATGGTCATCGACTTCAACTTCCGCTTTTCCACCGCCAGCACGCACGAAGAACTCAAGCGCCGCGTGCATGCGATCCTGGACAAACACGGGCTGCACTACGAACTGAAATGGGCGCTGAGCGGCCTGCCGTTCCTCACCCCGCGCGGCACGCTGAGCGATGCGCTGTCAAAGGCGATCAAGTCGGAAACCGGCGTGGACACCGAACTCTCGACCACCGGCGGCACCTCGGACGGGCGCTTTATCGCCCAGATCTGCCCCCAGGTGATAGAATTCGGCCCTCCCAACGCCAGCATCCACAAGATCGACGAGCATATCGAGCTGCGTTTTGTCGATCCGCTCAAGAATATTTACCGCCGCACGCTGGAAAACCTGCTGGCCTGACGCAGTGCGCCGGGCGTTTGCCCGGCACTTTACCGAACGAGATAGCCATGAACACCACGCCTTTCACCACGCCGCGCGACCTGCTGCGCTACGCCGTCACCCGTTTCAATACGGCCAAGCTGTTCTTCGGCCACGGCAGCGCAGAAGCCTTCGACGAAGCCGCTTACCTGATCCTGCACACGCTCAAGCTGCCGCTCGATCGCCTGGAGCCCTTCCTCGACGCCAAGCTGCTGCCGGAAGAAGTGGCGTCGGTGCTGGCCGTAATCGCCCGCCGCACGGACGAACGCGTGCCCGCCGCCTACATCACCAATGAGGCATGGCTCGGCACCTACAGCTTCTATGTCGATGAGCGCACCATCGTGCCGCGCTCCTTCATCGCCGAGCTGATACCCGAATACTTCGCGCCGTGGGTCAACTCGCCCGACAACATCGAAAACATCCTGGAACTGTGCACGGGTTCCGGTTGCCTGGCGATCATGATGGCCGACGCCTTCCCGGACGCGCAAGTCGATGCCGTGGACATCTCGGCCGACGCGCTGGAAGTGGCGAAAAAGAACGTCGCCACCTACGAGCTGCAAGACCGCCTGACCCTGATCGAGTCGGACCTGTACGCCAACGTGCCGGCCAAAAAATATGACCTGATCATCACCAATCCGCCGTACGTGAACTCGTCCTCGATGAGCAAGCTGCCGATGGAATACCGCGCCGAGCCGGAACTGGCACTCGACGGCGGCAAGGATGGCATGGACATCGTGCGCCGCATCGTCGCCGGCGCTGCCGAACGCCTGACCGACGACGGTATCCTGATCGTCGAAATCGGCAACGAAAAAGAATTCGCCGAAGCTGCCTTCGGCGAGATGGGCCTGACCTGGCTCACCACAAGCAACGGCGACGACATGGTATTCCTGCTGACCGCCGACCAGCTCAAACTGTAAAAGAACAACATGATCCGCTTCATACAAGTAAGCCTGATGCGCGGCACCAAGCCGCTGCTGGAACAAGTCGATGTTACTCTCAACCCGGGCGACAAGATCGGCCTGATCGGCGCCAATGGCGCCGGCAAATCGAGCCTGTTCGCCATGATGCGCGGCGAGCTCCATCCCGACCAGGGTGAAATCGACTTCCCGGCCAAGTGGCGCGTGGCCCACGTGGCCCAGGAAACTCCGCCGCTCGAACGCGCGGCGCTCGATTACGCCATCGACGGCGACGTCGGCCTGCGCAAGCTCGAAGCCGAACTGGCGCGCCTGGAAGCAGCGCCCGAGTCGAGCGAAAACGGTATCGCCATCGGTAACATCTACAGCGCGCTGGCCGACGCCGACGCCTACACCGTGCAGTCGCGCGGCGAGCAACTGCTGCTCGGCCTGGGCTTCACCATCGAACAGATGCAGCGTCCCGTCTCGAGTTTTTCGGGCGGCTGGCGCATGCGCCTGAACCTGGCGCAGGCGCTGATGTGCCCATCGGACCTGCTGCTGCTCGATGAACCGACCAATCACCTGGACCTGGACGCGATCATCTGGCTCGAGGACTGGCTCAAGCGCTACCCGGGCACCCTGCTGATCATCTCCCACGATCGCGACTTCCTCGACGAAGTGGTGAACGTGGTCGTGCATATCGACGAGCGCAAGCTCAAGCGCTACTCGGGCAACTACTCGTCGTTCGAGCGTCAACGCGCGGCACAAATGATCCTGGCCGCCGGCGCGCTGGAAAAGCAGCAGCGCAAGCGCGCCCACCTCGAGTCGTTCGTCAACCGCTTCAAGGCGCAGGCCTCCAAGGCCCGCCAGGCGCAAAGCCGCATGAAGGCGCTGGCCAAGATGGAAGAACTGGCGCCGCTGCGCGCTGCCGCAGAATTCTCGTTCGAATTCCGCGAGCCGCTCAGCGCCCCGAATCCGCTGTTGGTCATGGAAGACGTGGATGCCGGCTACAAGATCGAGAACGAAAAAACCGGCGAAGTCACCACCAAGACCATCGTCAACAACATCAAGTTCTCGCTGCAGATCGGCCAACGGATTGGCCTGCTCGGGGTGAACGGCGCCGGTAAATCGACGCTGATCAAGACCATCGCCGGTGAACTGGCGCCTCTGACCGGCGACGCCACCATCGGCAAGGGCCTCAATATCGGCTACTTCGCCCAGCACCAGGTGGAGATGCTGCGCCACGACGAGTCGCCCTTGTGGCACCTGGCCAAGATCGCCCCGACCGTGCGCGAGCAGGAACTGCGCAACTTCCTCGGCGGCTTCAACTTCCCGGGGACCATGGTCACCAGTTCGATCGCGCCGTTCTCCGGCGGCGAAAAGGCACGGCTGGCGCTGGCGCTGATCGTGTGGCAGCGCCCTAACCTGCTGCTGCTCGATGAACCGACCAACCACCTGGACCTGGAAACGCGCGAAGCGCTGACCGAGGCGCTGGCACAGTTCGAAGGCACGCTGGTCGTGGTCTCCCATGATCGCCACCTGCTGCGCGCCACCACCGACGAATTCATCATCGTCGCCGACGGCAAGCTGCAACCGTTCGACGGCGACCTGGACGACTACAAGGACTGGCTGTTCAAGACCAAGCTGGGTAAAGGCACCGACGTGCTGCCCGCAGCGGGCAAGGCCAACAAGACCGACTTCCCGGTGGCGTCCCCCGTGGCGCCGCCTTCGGCTCCGGTAGTAAACACCAGGGACCAGAAACGCAAGGAAGCGGAAGACCGCCAGCGCCTGGCCACGCTGCGCAAGCCGCTGGAACAGAAGATCAAGCGCCTGGACGACCAGATCGCCAAGCGCAGCGCCCAGAAAGCGGAAGTCGATGGCCGACTGGCCGATGCGACGATCTACGAAGCCGCCAACAAGGCCAAGCTGAAACAGGCCCTGGCCGACCAGACCTTCTTCACCAAGGACCTGGGCGAGCTGGAAGCGCAGTGGTTGCAGTTGCAGGAAGAACTCGAAGCGCTGGCTTAAGCAGTATCACGCCGCCTGGCGTGGCGCGCAAGGCACCTTGCGGATCGACATCAGCTTGTCGATATCGACCACGATCAGGCGGCGGTCATCCACCACGCCGATGCCGAGCAGGTAATCAACCTGTGGCGCAACCGCCGCCGGTGTCTCCACCACCGGTACCGGCTGCAATTGCTCCACGGTGAGCGACACGATGTCGGTCACGCCATCGACCACCATCCCCATCACGCAACTCGACAGCTTTAAAATGATCACGTCCGTCAGCGGATCGTGTTTCGGCGGCCGTGGGCCGAACGCGATGCGCATATCGACGATGGGCATGATCACGCCGCGCGACACCGCCACCCCGCTGATGATTTCCCCATCCGACGAAAAGCGCTCGAGCTCCTTGAGCGGACGCAGTTCCTGCACCTTGCTGAAATCGAGCGCGTAATCGAGGCCGCCGAGCCGGAACACCAGGTACTGCCGCGCGGTGGACGTTTGCGTCGCTGAGTGGGAGATGGGAGACATGATGATCCTTTCGTCCAGGGACGTGCGGTAACAGGCATGCACCATCGTAACCGCCCACCCCGCACCATATGTTGACTAGCATCAACTTTTTCCGGGCGCCGTGCAGCGCGTTTGCTACAATGCGCCGATGAACCAGCAGATCGACATCAACGACGTGGAGTTGAACGCCATTCGCGCGCAGGGACCGGGCGGCCAGAACGTCAACAAGGTTTCCAGCGCGGTGCACCTGCGCTTTGCCATTACGCCCTCATCGCTTCCCGAACATATCAAGGAACGCCTGCTGGCCCTGCGCGACAGCCGCATCACGCGCGACGGCGTGGTCGTGATCAAGGCCAAGCAATCGCGCAGCCAGGAAGCCAACAAGGACGATGCGCTGCGGCGCCTGCAGGAGCTGGTGGACAGCGTGGCCGTACTGCCCACGGTGCGCCGGCCCACCAAGCCCACGCGCGGCTCGCAGCGCCGCCGGCTCGACGGCAAGGCGAAAGACGGCGAGCGCAAACAGATGCGCGGCAAGGTCGTGATCTAGCCTCAGCCAGCCATCGCCGCCCGCACGCACTGGTGCACGCCCAGCCCGATCAGTGCGACAAAAAAGCAGCGCCGGAACACCTCGGCCGACATGCGCTGGCGCAGCCACTGGCCCGACACGATGCCCAGCGTCGCCGGCAACAGCGCCAGCAGCGAACCGGTGGCAGCATTTGCGTGCCAGTCGCCGCGCCAGGCCAGCATGGCCGCCAGCGCCAGCGTGGATACCGTAAAACTCAGGCCCAGCGCCTGCACCAGGTCTTCGCGGTTCAGCTCCAGCGCCTGCAGGTACGGCGCGGACGGCATGATGAATACGCCGGTGGTGCTGGCGATAGCGCCGGTCGCCACACCGGCCAGCGGCCCCGCCCAGCGCTGCGCCGCTGCCGGCACCTTGCCACGCCAGCCCGACAAACCCAGCACGCCGTAGCCGGCCAGTAGCACACCCAGCGCGGCCGGCGTCCATACCGCCGCTTCCGTGGCTGTGCCGATACCGCCTGGCGCGAGCAGCAGCCAGCCGCCGATGGCGGTGCCCACGCAGGTGGCCAGCAACATCGGCCGCAGCCGGCGCCACAGCGGGTACAGCGCCGGACCCGTGGCCAGTTGCCACACATTCGTCAACGCCGAAGGCACAATCAGCAAAGCTGCCGCTTCCAGTGGCGCCATCTGCAACGACAGCAAGGCCACGGCCACGGTGGGCAGCCCCATGCCGGTCACGCCCTTGACCAGGCCTGCCAGCACGAAGACCAGCGCAATAAAGAGAGTCATGTTATCCATGACTGCCATTGTCCTCCTCCGCAGCAGCGCTGCAAATGTGGAATATACTGAGCCAGACTTCGTCATTGACATAGGCTGCCATGCGCTTCGACCTCACCGACCTGCGTTTATTTGCCCACATCGCCGACAGCGGCAGCATCACCGCCGGCGCCCGGCTGGCGCACCTGGCGCTGCCCTCGGCCAGCGCCCGCGTGCGCGGCCTGGAGGAAACGCTGGGCGTGCCGCTGCTGCAACGCGGCCGGCGCGGCGTGGAGCCGACCGAAGCCGGACTGGCGCTGCTGCGCCACGCGCGCATCATCGGCCGGCAAGTGGACGACCTGCGCGGCGACCTGGCGCAATTCGCTTCCGGCCTGAAGGGTCAAATCCGGCTGCTGTGCAATACCTCGGCCATGACCGAGTTCCTGCCCGATGCGCTGGCCGCCTTTCTGGCCGCCCACCCGCGTCTGGGCGTGGACCTGGAAGAGCGCCAAAGCCGCGACATCGTGCAGGCGGTGGCGGAAGGCGCGGCCGACATCGGCATCATCACCGACGCCGTGGACAGCGCCGCGCTGCACACCTTCCCGGTCTGCGACGACACCCTGGTGCTGGCCATGGCGCGCAGCCACCCGCTGGCGCGGCAACTGGGACAGCGCCGGCGCATGGCGTTTGCCGATGCGCTCGACCATGATTTCATCGGCCTGGCCGGCGACAGCGCGCTGCAGCAGTATGCAGCCGGCCAGGCCACGCGGCTGGGGCGGCGCATGCACTGCAAGATCCGGTTGCGCAGCTTCGAGGCCGTCTGCCGCATGTGCGCCAGTGGCGCGGGCATAGCGCTGCTGCCGGCGACAGCAGCGCGCCGCCACGATGACGAACGTTTGCTGAGAATCGTGAAATTGACCGACGACTGGGCCGCGCGCAAGCTGCTCGTGTGCGTGCGCGACCTGCGCACCCTGCCCGCCCCTGCGCGCGAACTGGTGGCCGCACTGCGCGGCGCCACTGCGCCCCAGGGCGCGCCTGGAGACTAATTGTCCTGCGGGGGCGCCCAGTATATAGGCCCGACACTGCCGAAAAATAGCGTGGGGAGGCCAGCGGCCGACGCCCGCACCTTGGCCTTGAGTTCCTTGGGCGCATAGTCGTAAGGCGCCACGCCATCCGGCACATAGGTCATCGGGCGCAACTGCACTTCGCCGGTCAGCAACTGGACCGAGCATTGCGACTTGTGGATCAACTCGCGCTTTTTGCGCTCGACCTGCGCCACTTCGGCGCGCACCTGCTCTTCCTGGACCTGCGCCGCCTTGAGAGCGAGCGAGATGCGTCCCACCGACTTCAATGCCGGACCCACGGCGATCGCCATGCGGTGAAACAGCGGCTCCTGCTCGGGCGTGAGCACCACTTCGCGCTTGCGCACGCGGGTGGCCAGCGTGAGGTAGTTGCGTACCTCGGCCTGGCTGGTGATGGCGTCCATCTCCTCCTTGTACTGGACCGCCTCGCGCTGTGCCGCCGCCACTCTCGGCAGCAGGTCGGCCACCCGCTTGTCGTAGCCGGCGGTGTCGGGCACCAGCAAGTACAACAGCATTTCGTTCTGCTTGCGCGGACCGGCATGGACGATCTCGATGTGGCGCGCAGCGATCGCGCAGCCTTCGGCCACCTTGATCACCACCTCGTCGGCCATGATCTCGCAGTTGCTGGCTTCCCCGATCACCACCCGGGTGCCGGAGATGATGCAGTTTTCGGCGCGGGTGAGCGCGACCTCCCCTTTTTTGGTTTGCAGCACCGCGCCGGCAGCCACTCCGCGCACGCGGATGGCGCCGTCGGCATTGACAGCCGAGCCGCCCATCAGGTTGCTGTTGAGGGCAATGTCGCCGCCGCGCGATTCGATACTGCCGTACACATCGCCGTGGATGGTGATATTGCCGCCTTCGACACGGCGCTGTTCCTGCACCGCACCGAACTCCTCGTACTCTCCGGTCAACTGCAAATTGCCCGTGGTACGCGCGCTCACGCCCTCGCGGCTGATGATCTTGGGGCCGATCGAGATGCGGCGGGTCTTCGGGTCCACGCTGAGAAAGCCCTCGACCGACGAGACCAGGTATTCGCCGTCGCGGAAGTTTTCGATCATGGTGCCTTCGCCGGCCACCGACGCCAGCTCCAGGTCCTTGGGGGCTGGCGGGTCGATCACCGCGCCCGACATCTCGAAGCCGCGCACACCCGGTGCGGACGGCACCTTG
This is a stretch of genomic DNA from Duganella zoogloeoides. It encodes these proteins:
- a CDS encoding ATP-binding cassette domain-containing protein; its protein translation is MIRFIQVSLMRGTKPLLEQVDVTLNPGDKIGLIGANGAGKSSLFAMMRGELHPDQGEIDFPAKWRVAHVAQETPPLERAALDYAIDGDVGLRKLEAELARLEAAPESSENGIAIGNIYSALADADAYTVQSRGEQLLLGLGFTIEQMQRPVSSFSGGWRMRLNLAQALMCPSDLLLLDEPTNHLDLDAIIWLEDWLKRYPGTLLIISHDRDFLDEVVNVVVHIDERKLKRYSGNYSSFERQRAAQMILAAGALEKQQRKRAHLESFVNRFKAQASKARQAQSRMKALAKMEELAPLRAAAEFSFEFREPLSAPNPLLVMEDVDAGYKIENEKTGEVTTKTIVNNIKFSLQIGQRIGLLGVNGAGKSTLIKTIAGELAPLTGDATIGKGLNIGYFAQHQVEMLRHDESPLWHLAKIAPTVREQELRNFLGGFNFPGTMVTSSIAPFSGGEKARLALALIVWQRPNLLLLDEPTNHLDLETREALTEALAQFEGTLVVVSHDRHLLRATTDEFIIVADGKLQPFDGDLDDYKDWLFKTKLGKGTDVLPAAGKANKTDFPVASPVAPPSAPVVNTRDQKRKEAEDRQRLATLRKPLEQKIKRLDDQIAKRSAQKAEVDGRLADATIYEAANKAKLKQALADQTFFTKDLGELEAQWLQLQEELEALA
- a CDS encoding chemotaxis protein CheW; this translates as MSPISHSATQTSTARQYLVFRLGGLDYALDFSKVQELRPLKELERFSSDGEIISGVAVSRGVIMPIVDMRIAFGPRPPKHDPLTDVIILKLSSCVMGMVVDGVTDIVSLTVEQLQPVPVVETPAAVAPQVDYLLGIGVVDDRRLIVVDIDKLMSIRKVPCAPRQAA
- the arfB gene encoding alternative ribosome rescue aminoacyl-tRNA hydrolase ArfB, encoding MNQQIDINDVELNAIRAQGPGGQNVNKVSSAVHLRFAITPSSLPEHIKERLLALRDSRITRDGVVVIKAKQSRSQEANKDDALRRLQELVDSVAVLPTVRRPTKPTRGSQRRRLDGKAKDGERKQMRGKVVI
- a CDS encoding sulfite exporter TauE/SafE family protein — encoded protein: MTLFIALVFVLAGLVKGVTGMGLPTVAVALLSLQMAPLEAAALLIVPSALTNVWQLATGPALYPLWRRLRPMLLATCVGTAIGGWLLLAPGGIGTATEAAVWTPAALGVLLAGYGVLGLSGWRGKVPAAAQRWAGPLAGVATGAIASTTGVFIMPSAPYLQALELNREDLVQALGLSFTVSTLALAAMLAWRGDWHANAATGSLLALLPATLGIVSGQWLRQRMSAEVFRRCFFVALIGLGVHQCVRAAMAG
- a CDS encoding LysR family transcriptional regulator; its protein translation is MRFDLTDLRLFAHIADSGSITAGARLAHLALPSASARVRGLEETLGVPLLQRGRRGVEPTEAGLALLRHARIIGRQVDDLRGDLAQFASGLKGQIRLLCNTSAMTEFLPDALAAFLAAHPRLGVDLEERQSRDIVQAVAEGAADIGIITDAVDSAALHTFPVCDDTLVLAMARSHPLARQLGQRRRMAFADALDHDFIGLAGDSALQQYAAGQATRLGRRMHCKIRLRSFEAVCRMCASGAGIALLPATAARRHDDERLLRIVKLTDDWAARKLLVCVRDLRTLPAPARELVAALRGATAPQGAPGD
- a CDS encoding flagellar assembly protein A; the encoded protein is MSNATTLNSGAEGELPAALVKRDDGIYFDVAATPVARLAAVGQIFLGGACFVGLHYAIFTKMVYNAGPDLPPALAERPLLRFADRIEPFHPARRQLYKNVKVIGGEAEYYFEQVYFDVPGLPPQPARLTFDEFVADMWAKGIRFGIDAPAVRDVIATGRVARITVARRLNAMPGRDAAIVEVSRDIHRSDAPREKSDGRLDLQTFQNRFPQVKPHVKLLRKVPSAPGVRGFEMSGAVIDPPAPKDLELASVAGEGTMIENFRDGEYLVSSVEGFLSVDPKTRRISIGPKIISREGVSARTTGNLQLTGEYEEFGAVQEQRRVEGGNITIHGDVYGSIESRGGDIALNSNLMGGSAVNADGAIRVRGVAAGAVLQTKKGEVALTRAENCIISGTRVVIGEASNCEIMADEVVIKVAEGCAIAARHIEIVHAGPRKQNEMLLYLLVPDTAGYDKRVADLLPRVAAAQREAVQYKEEMDAITSQAEVRNYLTLATRVRKREVVLTPEQEPLFHRMAIAVGPALKSVGRISLALKAAQVQEEQVRAEVAQVERKKRELIHKSQCSVQLLTGEVQLRPMTYVPDGVAPYDYAPKELKAKVRASAAGLPTLFFGSVGPIYWAPPQDN